The following are encoded together in the Bacteroidota bacterium genome:
- a CDS encoding AraC family transcriptional regulator — protein sequence MTNSEERKSRVLQYVHEHWRSGNPLKRMASDVGMDAGDMERVFRGATGVTIKRYIDGRKKDEVVDLLRSGTSLGYELGGRLKFRNDEAFYRWVKRVFGIPFKLLRWRCRETQSAVPLHEENPATANTPPKTPPKKLHQRIAPRKGMFIRLHKRP from the coding sequence ATGACAAACTCCGAAGAGCGAAAATCCCGTGTCCTCCAATACGTCCATGAACACTGGCGAAGCGGAAATCCGCTGAAGCGCATGGCTTCCGACGTCGGCATGGATGCCGGGGACATGGAGCGCGTGTTCAGGGGAGCGACAGGGGTGACGATCAAGCGTTACATCGATGGGCGAAAGAAGGATGAAGTTGTCGATTTGCTCAGGAGCGGGACGAGCCTCGGGTACGAGCTCGGGGGCCGGCTCAAGTTCAGGAACGACGAAGCATTCTACCGCTGGGTGAAACGCGTGTTCGGAATCCCTTTCAAGCTGCTCCGCTGGCGCTGCCGGGAGACTCAATCGGCTGTCCCACTCCACGAAGAAAACCCGGCGACGGCAAACACTCCCCCGAAAACTCCCCCCAAGAAACTGCACCAAAGAATTGCACCAAGAAAGGGCATGTTTATTCGCTTGCATAAGCGGCCGTGA
- a CDS encoding T9SS type A sorting domain-containing protein, producing the protein MHHSFVRLFLRGHTLPAVLFCSLMASQGSVFAQLDSVRYRLWADDAQFSKLSGAAQNLLIAKFGPKLQRDRKGNLVSPAANTGVGFEESFGTGPAGQIVKGGGFRSAMTALPNNLVNSAAADATAQDTQSETALVLGSASDVISGYNDSGSFLGGARKFTGFSTSANAGSSWTDGGTLPTSDSGDAGDPVLSRNTTTGRIYLSTLAFTGTGMQMFRSDNDGATWLPPVNCAPGMTGEQDKDWNTVDNFAGTGNGNLYVVWRAFSSGATDGIRFIRSTDNGNTFTPSTGILIAGQGAFNVQGAFVTVGTDHSVYVFWLDQSAGGGTPNILRMRKSIDLGVSFGSTTTIATLNGTGVNGDLSLVAGFRSNSFPQVVVNPVSGNLYIVYNDLAGVDHGNIFVRQSTDGGGTWSPAIQVNNDSTTRAQYMPAISVKPDGSGLSVSWYDNRDDPADRNLARWGATATISGSSITFGPNFRISAVFPPVFGVDPVVNSVYMGDYDQMAADNSSYYTTWGDNRDNSIAVPSRKNANVRFASYTQAGPAAILDFNAAVISGGNGNGQIDSNECNLLNVTIKNNGGTPATAISGTLTTSTSGVLISNGTQSYPDLNPGSRGTNAVPYQVITSPSVACGTVINLTLTTSYAGGSDVINFSISSGGANYVITSSTGSIVPGTTDIGNHCDDCVTPVSLPFPVRLYGSTFSTVNLSSNGNAQFSSSSTEYSNICLPVGTFNNAVFAHWDDLMTSINAGDGIFTSVSGATPDRIFNIEWRATYFPGNGRAHFELRFHENSPQFEMVYDTVTGGGSNATIGVQQGTGPNFSQYACNVSGSVTIGRMLTYTLPPCVDGGGPCGNCVLTCPSNVNVSNDPGRCGAVVNYPPPTTSGSCGTVTSTPASGSFFPIGTTQVHCVSTSGQSCSFTVTVADTTRPTCSITVSPSVLLPINHKLQNVSVKMVSVDNCPGLTCALTSITSSEPDSGIAKGDVPHDIQGASFGTCDTLVQLRAERFSSTADRVYTLTYTVTDGANHSSTCTATVRVPLSRKGATSIGSLASEVNLRPGEAYLAQNYPNPFNPSTDIAFALSVPGSVSLKVFNVLGQEVSRLLDAEPLDEGVQSVEFDPGALPSGVYFYRLEFEPQREEGSPPPAAFVQIRRMLLMR; encoded by the coding sequence ATGCACCACAGTTTTGTTCGATTGTTCCTGCGGGGGCATACGCTCCCGGCGGTCCTCTTTTGTTCTCTAATGGCGTCGCAGGGCTCGGTTTTTGCCCAGCTCGACTCGGTGCGCTACCGTCTCTGGGCGGATGACGCTCAATTCAGTAAACTGTCAGGCGCCGCCCAGAATCTCTTGATCGCGAAATTCGGGCCGAAACTGCAGCGCGACAGGAAGGGAAACCTGGTCTCCCCCGCGGCAAACACCGGGGTCGGTTTTGAAGAAAGTTTTGGTACGGGCCCGGCAGGTCAAATTGTGAAGGGAGGCGGCTTTCGGAGCGCCATGACGGCTCTTCCAAACAATCTCGTCAACAGTGCGGCAGCTGACGCGACGGCGCAGGATACGCAGAGCGAAACGGCGCTGGTTCTTGGATCCGCATCAGACGTCATCTCGGGATATAATGATTCGGGTTCGTTCCTCGGCGGAGCGAGGAAGTTCACCGGCTTTTCCACCTCCGCGAACGCCGGCTCTTCATGGACAGACGGAGGAACTCTCCCCACCTCCGACAGCGGAGATGCGGGCGATCCGGTTCTTTCGCGGAACACGACGACCGGGAGAATCTATCTCTCAACCCTCGCGTTCACCGGCACGGGGATGCAGATGTTCCGCTCCGATAACGACGGCGCAACATGGCTGCCTCCGGTCAATTGCGCCCCGGGCATGACCGGGGAACAGGACAAAGACTGGAATACCGTCGACAACTTCGCCGGCACCGGCAATGGAAACCTGTATGTCGTGTGGAGGGCGTTTTCCTCCGGCGCGACAGACGGAATCCGTTTCATCCGGTCGACGGACAACGGCAACACATTCACTCCATCCACCGGCATCCTGATCGCAGGCCAGGGGGCTTTCAACGTGCAGGGCGCATTTGTGACCGTGGGAACAGATCATTCGGTTTACGTCTTCTGGCTCGACCAGAGCGCGGGGGGAGGGACCCCCAACATCCTCAGGATGCGGAAGTCGATCGACCTGGGTGTTTCTTTCGGCAGCACGACGACCATCGCCACGCTGAACGGAACCGGAGTGAACGGCGATCTGTCGCTCGTCGCGGGATTCCGCTCGAATTCCTTCCCGCAGGTGGTGGTCAACCCGGTGAGCGGCAACCTCTATATAGTATATAACGATCTTGCCGGGGTCGACCACGGCAACATCTTCGTCCGTCAATCGACCGACGGCGGAGGAACGTGGAGTCCCGCCATACAGGTCAATAACGATTCCACCACGCGCGCCCAGTATATGCCGGCGATCTCAGTCAAGCCCGACGGCTCGGGCCTGTCGGTGAGCTGGTACGACAACCGGGACGATCCCGCCGACCGGAATCTCGCGAGGTGGGGCGCGACGGCTACGATCTCGGGAAGTTCCATCACGTTCGGTCCTAATTTCAGGATCAGCGCGGTCTTCCCGCCGGTCTTTGGGGTCGATCCTGTCGTGAACTCCGTCTACATGGGAGACTACGACCAGATGGCAGCAGATAACAGCTCCTACTATACGACCTGGGGCGACAACCGCGACAATAGCATCGCGGTTCCCTCGCGAAAAAACGCAAACGTCCGCTTCGCAAGCTACACCCAGGCCGGGCCCGCGGCCATCCTCGATTTTAACGCCGCGGTGATCAGCGGAGGAAACGGAAACGGCCAGATCGATTCCAACGAATGCAATCTTCTCAATGTGACGATCAAGAATAACGGCGGGACCCCCGCAACCGCGATATCGGGGACTCTGACAACCTCCACATCGGGCGTTTTGATCTCAAACGGGACGCAGTCCTATCCGGACCTGAATCCCGGGTCGAGGGGGACGAATGCGGTCCCGTATCAGGTTATCACTTCGCCCTCCGTCGCATGCGGAACGGTCATCAACCTCACGCTCACGACGTCGTATGCGGGCGGATCCGATGTGATCAATTTTTCGATTTCCTCCGGCGGAGCTAATTACGTCATCACGTCGTCGACGGGGTCGATCGTTCCGGGCACGACAGACATCGGCAACCACTGCGACGACTGTGTCACGCCGGTTTCGTTGCCGTTTCCGGTGCGGCTCTACGGTTCGACCTTCAGCACCGTCAATCTGAGCTCGAACGGAAACGCGCAATTTTCAAGCTCGAGCACGGAGTATTCCAACATCTGCCTGCCGGTCGGGACATTCAACAACGCCGTCTTCGCGCATTGGGATGATCTGATGACGAGTATCAATGCGGGCGACGGCATATTCACGTCGGTGAGCGGCGCGACCCCGGACCGTATTTTCAATATCGAATGGCGCGCAACGTATTTCCCCGGGAATGGAAGGGCCCACTTTGAACTGCGGTTCCATGAGAACTCTCCCCAATTCGAGATGGTCTATGATACCGTGACAGGCGGGGGGAGCAACGCGACGATCGGGGTGCAGCAGGGCACGGGCCCGAACTTCTCCCAGTATGCGTGTAATGTGTCGGGAAGCGTCACGATCGGGCGTATGTTGACGTACACGCTTCCGCCCTGCGTGGATGGCGGCGGGCCATGCGGGAATTGTGTGTTGACATGTCCCTCGAACGTCAACGTCAGCAACGATCCGGGCCGTTGCGGCGCGGTGGTAAATTATCCACCACCGACGACGAGCGGGAGTTGCGGCACGGTGACTTCGACTCCGGCCTCGGGCTCGTTCTTTCCCATCGGGACCACACAGGTGCATTGTGTCTCGACGAGCGGGCAAAGTTGTTCGTTCACCGTGACGGTGGCGGATACGACGCGGCCGACCTGCTCGATCACGGTGAGTCCGTCGGTTTTGTTGCCGATTAACCATAAGCTGCAGAATGTCTCCGTGAAGATGGTATCGGTCGACAATTGCCCGGGACTCACGTGTGCTCTCACCTCGATCACAAGCAGCGAGCCCGATAGCGGCATTGCCAAAGGCGACGTGCCGCACGACATTCAGGGTGCGAGCTTCGGGACCTGCGACACCCTGGTGCAATTGCGGGCTGAGAGGTTCTCGAGCACCGCCGACCGGGTCTACACGCTCACCTACACCGTGACAGACGGGGCGAACCACAGCTCCACGTGCACCGCCACAGTCAGGGTGCCGCTCAGCAGAAAGGGCGCGACCTCAATCGGATCGCTGGCATCTGAGGTGAACCTGCGCCCGGGAGAGGCGTACCTCGCGCAGAACTATCCGAACCCCTTCAACCCGTCGACCGATATAGCGTTCGCGCTCAGTGTTCCAGGCTCGGTGTCGCTGAAGGTCTTCAATGTGCTGGGGCAGGAAGTATCGAGATTGCTGGATGCGGAGCCCCTGGATGAGGGGGTTCAGAGCGTCGAGTTCGATCCCGGCGCGCTCCCGAGCGGGGTTTACTTCTACCGCCTGGAGTTTGAGCCCCAACGGGAAGAGGGATCGCCTCCCCCTGCGGCGTTCGTGCAGATCAGAAGGATGCTGTTGATGAGGTGA
- a CDS encoding STAS domain-containing protein, with translation MHIDEKIVGEVAVLGLRGALLFDEDDRVLQQKITNLHVDGINKVILNLGKVHRINSLGLSAIVAAAKVLQKYGGDIRLAEIDREMHDIFWQTRLVQVFHTYETVGRAIASFQATSEDHAPVKRLVDDDTARPRTYPVRHSAE, from the coding sequence ATGCACATAGATGAAAAGATTGTCGGCGAGGTCGCCGTTCTCGGGCTCCGGGGAGCCCTGCTCTTCGACGAGGATGATCGTGTCTTGCAGCAGAAAATCACGAATCTGCATGTCGACGGCATCAACAAGGTGATCCTCAACCTCGGAAAGGTACACCGGATCAACAGCCTGGGTCTGAGCGCGATCGTCGCAGCCGCGAAGGTGTTGCAGAAATATGGCGGGGATATCCGGTTGGCCGAAATCGACCGGGAAATGCATGATATTTTCTGGCAGACTCGGCTGGTGCAGGTGTTTCACACGTACGAGACGGTGGGGAGGGCGATCGCGAGTTTCCAGGCGACCAGTGAAGATCATGCCCCGGTCAAGCGGCTCGTCGACGATGATACCGCGCGTCCCCGCACATACCCGGTTCGGCATTCCGCGGAGTAA